In one window of Dromaius novaehollandiae isolate bDroNov1 chromosome W, bDroNov1.hap1, whole genome shotgun sequence DNA:
- the LOC112983587 gene encoding complement component C9, with product MRSMHVILQLISVLCILEVAASLLGESRSSSEKAFHRETRELNAPSPIDCKLSSWSKWGPCDPCTHQRFRSRNIEKFGQFDGKSCLETLRDAQSCKTSEVCPEEPEPHCGTDFQCSSGRCIKQRLVCNVDNDCGDFSDEDNCESDLRSPCRNHDIDVSEIGRTAGQGINVLGMQPMATPFDNDFFNGLCERVRDGNTRTYYRKPWNVGVLIYDTKADKSFAAEYYHDRAEMIREVYIEKQRKFSVDLSLKYTPTEASDKEIAKGNFRFYYSKNSSLSSVLQRITERKQTFLHVKGNIQLGRFQMRSRDVRLTDSFLDDLNFLPAEYDKGEYFKFLEDYGTHYAVSGAVGGKYELVYVLDDYAMSQSGITVEDVKKCLGYHLDASIVYKGVNANLDINDDRCKKITVKDKLQHKDDAVIDDVISLVDGGKIDFSVKIKEMLLRGLKAVNVEDYIEWAKSLVDAPVVIQQRPSPIHTLVPVTIRDAYLKKQNLERAIEDYITEYSVCKCEPCKNGGTVVLVDGACTCMCSSYFKGIACQIPKSTLIKVVTDGGWSCWSAWSACVNGESTRTRECNNPAPEAGGRPCQGENIEKRPCGEAK from the exons CTCTTCAGAGAAAGCTTTCCACAGGGAGACAAGAGAACTGAATGCTCCGTCTCCGATAGATTGTAAGCTGAGCAGCTGGAGCAAATGGGGGCCCTGTGACCCATGCACACATCAAAGG TTTCGGTCTAGAAATATTGAAAAATTTGGACAGTTTGATGGAAAATCATGCCTGGAGACTCTGAGAGATGCACAGAGCTGTAAAACCAGCGAAGTCTGTCCTGAAGAACCAGAACCACACTGTGGTACTGACTTTCAATGCAGTTCTG GTCGATGTATAAAGCAACGCCTTGTGTGTAATGTAGATAATGACTGTGGAGACTTTTCTGATGAAGATAACTGTGAATCAGACTTACGATCGCCATGCCGTAATCATGATATTGATGTGTCAGAAATTGGCAGGACTGCAGGGCAAGG AATCAATGTTTTAGGAATGCAGCCAATGGCCACTCCGTTTGACAACGACTTTTTCAACGGCCTTTGTGAAAGAGTGCGTGACGGGAACACGCGGACCTACTACCGCAAGCCATGGAACGTTGGTGTTCTCATTTACGAT ACAAAAGCAGACAAAAGCTTTGCAGCTGAGTACTATCATGATCGTGCAGAAATGATCCGAGAGGTttacatagaaaaacaaagaaaattttcaGTTGATCTGTCTCTGAAATACACACCTACTGAGGCAAGCGACAAAGAAATTGCAAAAGGAAACTTCAGGTTTTACTATAGCAAGAATTCAAGTTTAAGTTCTGTCCTGCAACGCATCACAGAAAGG AAACAAACCTTTCTGCACGTAAAAGGAAACATTCAGCTTGGAAGATTCCAAATGCGAAGTCGTGATGTTCGTCTCACAGATAGTTTCCTTGATGATCTAAACTTTCTGCCTGCTGAATATGATAAGGGGGAATATTTCAAATTCCTAGAAGATTATGGAACTCACTATGCGGTCTCTGGAGCTGTGGGAGGAAAATATGAACTTGTGTATGTGCTGGATGATTATGCTATGTCTCAATCAG GTATCACCGTAGAAGACGTAAAAAAATGTCTTGGCTATCATTTAGATGCCAGCATAGTATATAAAGGAGTGAATGCCAATCTTGATATTAATGATGATAGATGTAAAAAGATTACGGTGAAGGACAAAT TACAACATAAAGATGATGCAGTCATTGATGATGTCATTTCCTTAGTTGATGGAGGGAAGAttgatttttcagttaaaataaaagaaatgttactGCGAGGATTAAAAGCAGTTAATGTAGAGGATTACATAGAGTGGGCTAAGTCATTGGTTGATGCTCCAGTAGTGATTCAGCAACGA CCTTCTCCAATACATACGCTTGTTCCAGTTACGATAAGAGatgcatatttaaagaaacaaaatttggAAAGAGCAATTGAGGACTACATTACTGAATACAGTGTGTGCAAATGTGAACCTTGCAAAAATGGAGGCACCGTTGTGCTGGTAGATGGAGCCTGTACGTGCATGTGCTCTAGCTACTTTAAGGGAATTGCTTGTCAGATTCCCAAATCTACACTAATTAAAG TTGTCACTGATGGCGGCTGGAGCTGTTGGAGTGCCTGGTCCGCCTGCGTGAATGGAGAAAGCACTCGAACTCGTGAGTGTAATAACCCTGCACCAGAAGCTGGTGGCAGACCATGCCAAGGAGAAAACATTGAAAAACGGCCCTGTGGTGAAGCAAAATAG